The region GGGGTTTGTTCCGCAGGCTTGGCCAGCACCGGGTTACCGGCGGCCAGTGCGGCGGCGACTTGGCCGCTGAAGATTGCCAGCGGGAAGTTCCAAGGGCTGATGCACACCACCGGACCCAATGGACGATGGGCATCGTTGGTGAAATTGTTGCGTGCTTGCACCGCGTAATACCGCAGGAAGTCCACGGCTTCGCGCACCTCGGCGATGGCGTTGGCGAAGGTCTTGCCGGCTTCGCGAGCCAGCAGGCCCATCAGCGGCTGAATCTCGCCTTCCATCAAATCGGCGGCACGTTCCAGAATGGCGGCGCGTTCGGCTGGCGGAGTGGCCTGCCAGATCGGTCCGGCGTTCAGGGCGCACTGAATCGCGTTGTCGACGTCTTCAATGGTGGCTTCCTGCACATGGCCGACCACGTCACGCAGATCGGACGGGTTCAGCACCGGCGCCGGTGTTTCCGTGCTGGCGCTGCAACCGAGCATCGGCGCGGCTTTCCAGCTGTTGTGAGCGCTGGCCAACAGGGCGCAGGACAGTGAGGCCAAACGGTGTTCGTTGGCCAGGTCGATGCCGCTGGAGTTAGCGCGCTCGGCGCCATAAAGGTCACGCGGCAGCGGGATGCGCGGGTGCGGCAGACCGAAGCCGCCCTCCACTGTTGCCATCTGCTCGATGCTGGCCACTGGATCGGCGACCAACGCCTGAATCGAGATCGACTGATCGGCGATCTGGTTGACGAACGAGGTGTTCGCGCCGTTTTCCAGCAAGCGCCGCACCAGGTAAGCCAGCAATGTTTCGTGAGTACCGACCGGTGCGTACACGCGGCACGGACGGTTCAACTTACCTTCGGAAACTTTGCCTACAACTTGTTCGTACAGCGGTTCGCCCATGCCGTGCAGACATTGGAATTCGTACTGTCCGGGGTAATAGTTCTGACCGGCAATGTGGTAAATAGCCGACAAGGTGTGGGCGTTGTGCGTGGCGAACTGCGGGTAGATAACTTCTGGCACCGACAGCAGTTTGCGTGCGCAGGCAATGTAGGAAACGTCGGTGTACACCTTGCGGGTGTAGACCGGATAGCCTTCCAGGCCGTCCACCTGGGCGCGTTTGATTTCGCTGTCCCAGTACGCGCCTTTCACCAGGCGGATCATCAGGCGATGACGGCTGCGACGAGCCAGGTCAATCACGTAGTCGATCACATACGGGCAACGTTTCTGGTAGGCCTGGATAACGAAACCGATGCCGTTCCACCCCGTCAGTTGTGGCTCGAAACACAGGCGCTCCAGCAGGTCTAGCGACAGCTCCAGGCGGTCAGCTTCCTCAGCGTCGATGTTCAATCCTATGTCGTAGTGCTTGGCCAGCAGGGTCAGCGACAACAGGCGCGGGTACAGCTCTTCCATCACGCGCTCGTACTGCGCACGGCTGTAACGCGGATGCAGTGCCGACAGCTTGATGGAAATGCCTGGGCCTTCATAAATCCCACGACCGTGGGACGCTTTGCCGATTGAGTGGATGGCTTGCTCATACGAGGCCAGGTATTTCTGGGCGTCGTGTTCGGTGAGCGCGGCTTCACCCAGCATGTCGTAGGAATAACGGAAGCCTTTCGCTTCAAACTTACTGGCGTTTGCCAGCGCTTCAGCGATGGTTTCACCGGTGACGAACTGCTCGCCCATCAGGCGCATGGCCATGTCGACGCCCTTGCGGATCATCGGCTCGCCGCTCTTGCCGATGATGCGGCTCAGGGACGAAGTCAGGCCGGTTTCGTTATGGGTGGCGACCAATTTACCGGTCAGTAGTAACCCCCAAGTGGCGGCGTTGACGAACAGCGAAGGGCTATTGCCCAGGTGCGGCTGCCAGTTGCCGGTGCTGATTTTGTCGCGGATCAGTGCGTCGCGGGTGCCTTTGTCCGGAATACGCAGCAGCGCTTCGGCCAGGCACATCAGCGCAACGCCTTCCTGGGACGACAGGGAAAACTCTTGCAGCAGGCCCTGAACAATTCCGGCACGGCCGCCGGCGCTTTTCTGACTGCGCAATTTGTCGGCAATCGAAGAGGCGAGTTTGTTGGTGGCTTCGGCCATCGCGGCCGGCAGACGCGCCTGCTCCATCAGCATCGGCACCACTTCCGGCTCAGGGCGACGGTAAGCGGCGGTGATCGAGGCGCGCAATACCGATTGCGGCAGGATGCTTTCGGCGAATTCGAGGAAGCACTGATGGGCATGATCCGTCGGGGCATCGACAGCGTCGTCGGAATCCTTGGTCAAACCACTCAGCTCGGTCAGGGTTGCACCACCCTCGAGTTTTTCCAGGTAATTGAAAATTGCCTGTTTGATCAGCCAGTGCGGCGTGCGATCAATCGAGGTCGCGGCGGCCTTCAGGCGTTCGCGGGTGGGGTCGTCAAGTTTGACCCCAAGGGTGGTGGTCGCCATATTTTTATCCTCATGTTTGCCACGACCGCGTGGCATCAGCTGGCAGGAAGATTAGCTGTGAGCTGGCTGAGGTGCAACCGGGTGCAACCCTTTTTTTGTCGGAATAATAAGCAGCTCATCAGGAATTAAATTCCGGTACGCGTAGACCGCCCAGGTGTGGTGCTTTTCTTATGGGTAAAAGACTCTGTTCGCCCTGAAAAGGAGCGAAAAAGGGTCTTTTTTTGTTTGGAAATGTGTAGGTGCAACTTATTCTCAAGAAACTGGTTGCACCTTATTTGCGTTGTTGAATAGGATTCGCGCCCAAGGTGCAACCCATCAAATAAGACAGGTGTGCCGGCTGATGGCTTTCCTGGGGAAACATCAGTCATAAATGCACGAGATCAGAAACCGTCTGAACACACATCGTGGTGTGTCTACGGCTTCACGACCTCGTCGCTACATAAAAACAAAGCCAGGGCGTAACTGAATGAGCGTAAGCAATCCAACCCTGATCACGTTCGTGATCTATATCGCAGCCATGGTGCTGATCGGCTTCATGGCCTATCGGTCCACCAATAATCTTTCCGACTATATTTTGGGCGGTCGTAGCCTTGGCAGTGTGGTCACCGCGCTTTCTGCTGGTGCCTCCGACATGAGCGGCTGGTTGCTGATGGGCTTGCCGGGCGCTATCTACATGTCCGGCCTTTCCGAAAGCTGGATCGCCATCGGCCTGATCGTCGGCGCCTACCTGAACTGGTTGTTCGTTGCCGGTCGCCTGCGCGTGCAGACTGAGCACAACGGCGATGCACTGACGCTGCCGGACTACTTCTCCAGCCGTTTCGAAGACAAAAGCGGCCTGCTGCGGATCATTTCGGCCATTGTGATTCTGGTGTTCTTCACTATTTATTGTGCTTCGGGCATCGTGGCCGGCGCCCGTCTGTTCGAAAGCACCTTTGGCATGTCCTACGAAACGGCGCTGTGGGCCGGTGCTGCGGCGACGATTGCCTACACCTTCGTCGGCGGCTTTCTGGCCGTGAGCTGGACGGACACCGTACAAGCCACTCTAATGATCTTCGCCCTGTTGCTGACGCCGATCATCGTGCTGTTGGCAACCGGCGGCGTTGACACCACGTTCCTGGCCATCGAAGCGCAAGATCCAGGCAACTTCGACATGCTGAAGAACACCAGTTTCATCGGCGTCATCTCGTTGATGGGCTGGGGTTTGGGCTACTTCGGCCAGCCGCACATCCTCGCGCGCTTCATGGCGGCGGATTCGGTCAAGTCGATCGCTAAAGCACGTCGCATCTCCATGACCTGGATGATCCTGTGCCTGGGCGGCACCGTCGCTGTGGGCTTCTTCGGTATTGCGTACTTTTCGGCGCACCCGGAGTTGGCGGCTCCTGTGACCGAAAACCACGAACGAGTGTTTATCGAACTGGCGAAAATCCTATTCAATCCGTGGATTGCCGGTGTGCTGCTGTCGGCCATCCTTGCCGCAGTCATGAGCACTTTGAGCTGCCAGTTACTGGTGTGCTCCAGCGCGCTGACCGAAGACTTCTACAAAAGCTTCCTGCGTAAATCCGCTTCCCAGGTTGAGCTGGTATGGGTTGGCCGCGCCATGGTGTTGCTGGTGGCCCTGATCGCTATCGCGTTGGCCAAGAATCCGGACAATCGCGTGCTGGGTCTGGTCAGCTACGCTTGGGCCGGCTTCGGTGCTGCGTTCGGTCCGGTGGTCCTGATCTCGGTGGTCTGGAAAGACATGACCCGCGACGGGGCACTGGCGGGCATTCTGGTCGGTGCTATCACCGTGATCGTCTGGAAACACTTCAACCTGCTGGGTTTGTACGAAATCATTCCTGGCTTCATCTTCGCCAGCCTTGCGATCTACTTCGTCAGCAAGCAGGGCGCACCGACCAAAGGCATGCTGATGCGCTTTGATGCGGCCGAGAAAGATTACCTTCTGAACAAGTGATAGGGATGAGCTGAAGCTCTGATCTTTCGCCGAACATGAAAACGGCCCGCTTCCTTTTGGACGCGGGCCGTTTTTTTACGCGCAAAGATTGGGGGTATTGGTTCCGCCCTAGCGGGCAAGCCTCGCTCCTGGCGGTTTTTTTGCAGTTCACAGGAATGTCTGTCCAGCGCAATCCTGTAGGGGCGAGAGCTGCTTGGCTTTATTGCGTTCGGGAGGTGTGGTCGTGTAGCGCCGCCGTTCGGCCAGCAATCCCTGACGTCCGGCGCCTTACAAGGTAAACTTCCCGGCCTTCGCAGGAGCAATCATGAATTATCGTCACGCCTTCCATGCCGGCAATCACGCCGATGTGTTCAAACACCTGACTTTGACCCGCCTCATCGCCCTGATGTCGCGCAAAGAACAGCCGTTTGCCTATCTCGACACCCACGCCGGTATTGGTCTTTATGACCTCAAAGGTGATCAGGCGAGCCGTACCGGTGAGTACCTGGAAGGGATTGCGCGGTTATGGGATCAGCCGGACCTGCCGGCGCTGACCGCTGACTACATGCGCGTGTTGCATGAGATGAATCCGGATGGCCAGTTGCGCTATTACCCTGGGTCGCCGGAGTTGGCGCGGCGCCTGACACGCCCGCAGGACCGGGTCATGCTCAACGAGAAGCACCCTGAAGACGGTGTGCTGCTCAAAGACAACATGAAGGGCGACCGCCGGGTGAAGGTTCACTTGGGCGAGGGCTGGCATGTGCCGCGAGCCATGTTGCCGGTCCAGGAGAAGCGCGCGCTGATGTTGATTGATCCGCCGTTCGAGCAGCTCGATGAGATGCAGCGTTGCGCGGCATCGCTGAAAGAGGCAGTGGGACGGATGCGGCAAACAGTGGCGGCGATCTGGTATCCGGTGAAAGATCCGCGCCTGTTGCGGCGTTTTTATCAGGATTTGGCCGGTACTGGTGCGCCGAAGTTGTTGCGAGTGGAATTGTTGGTGCATCCGCTGGAGACGCCGAACAGCCTGAATGGCTCAGGGCTGGCGATTGCGAATCCTCCTTGGGGCCTGGAAGAGGAGTTGCGCGAGCTGCTGCCGTGGTTGTCCAAGAAACTTGGGCAGACCCAGGGTGGGTGGCAGATGGATTGGTTGATCGCCGAGAGTTGACTGACCATTCCCACGCAGCGTGGGAACGATCAGATCAGGACGTCAGATCGGGCACGTCACGCCGGTGCCGCCAATCCCGCAGTACCCTTCAGGATTTTTGGCCAGGTACTGCTGGTGATAAGCCTCGGCGAAGTAGACCGTCGGGGCTTCTTCGATTTCGGTGGTGATGGTGCCTTTGCCCGCCTTGGTCAATTCAGCTTGGAACACTTGTTCACTGTGCTTGGCAGCTGCCAGTTGAGTCGGGCTGGTGGCGTAGATCACCGAGCGGTACTGGGTGCCGATGTCGTTGCCCTGACGCATGCCCTGGGTTGGGTTATGCAGTTCCCAGAACATCTTCAGCAACGCTTCGTAGCTGACTTTTGCCGGCTCGTAGACCACCAGTACCACTTCGCTGTGGCCCGTCAGGCCAGAGCAGACTTCTTCGTAGGTCGGGTTCGGTGTAAAGCCACCGGCGTAACCCACTACCGTACTGACCACGCCTTCGCGCTGCCAGAATTTGCGTTCAGCGCCCCAGAAGCAGCCCAGGCCAAAAATCGCAAAATCCACATCGGTCACGAACGGGCCCAGCAGTGGGGCGTCGTGGACGAAGTGTTTTTCAGGCAGAGTCATTGGGGTTTCACGGCCAGGCAGAGCTTGTTCTTTAGTCGGGAGCACGTTTTTGTTCACCAGAATTTCCGAGCGCAAGACCATGATCAGTCCTCTCAGTCAGGTTGAGTTGTAAAGGCATAGACCGCAAGGGCGCCGAATTATCCCACAAGTCAGGCAATCGGGCCGCGCGGGTAGCGTTTGAGCTTCTCGATCAGCTCGGAACCCGGGATAGGGCGGTCGAACAGGTAGCCCTGGCCGACGTCGCAACGGTGACGGCGCAGGAACGCCAACTGCTCGGCGGTCTCGATGCCTTCAGCCACGACCTTGAGTTTCAGGTTATGGGCCATGGCGATTACCGCGGAGGTGATTTCCATGTCGTCCTGGTTGTCCGGGATCTCGTGAATGAAGCTTCGATCAATCTTAATGATGTCGATCGGGAATTTTTTCAAGTAGCTGAGCGACGAGTAACCGGTGCCGAAGTCGTCCATGGCCAACGTCAGGCCGAGGCGCTTGAGCTGATCGAGCTGAAGGTGCGTGTCTTCGGTGGCTTCCAGCAATAAGCCCTCGGTCAACTCCAGCTCCAGCAGGTTCGCCGGCAAGTCTTCTTCCTTGAGGATGCTGGCGATGGAGGCCACCAGGTCCGGGTCGGAGAACTGTTTGGGCGACAGGTTGATCGCCACTTGCAATTTGCCCAGGCCAGCCGCCGTTAGCGCTTTACTCATGCGGCACGCCTGACGAGCGATCCATTTGCCGATGGGGATGATCAGGCCGGTTTCTTCGGCGACGCTGATGAACTGGTCCGGGCGGATCATGCCCTTTTCCGGGTGGTTCCAGCGCAGCAAGGCTTCCATCCCCAGCAGGCGACCGCTGCGAAGGCATAGCTTGGGCTGGTAGAACACGTCCAGTTCGTTTTGGGTCAGGGCGCGGCGCAGATTGTTTTCCACGAACAGCTTGTAGCTGGCCTCGGCATTCAGCGCTTCGGTGAACACCTGGACTTGATGCTTGCCGTTGGCCTTGGCCTTGTGCAGCGCCAAGCCGGCGTTGCGCATTAGCGTCTGCGGGTCTCGGCCATGCAGCGGCGCGCAGGCCAGGCCCACGGAGCCGGTGACGCTGATCAATTGGTTGTCGACGAACATTGGCTTGTCGAGGGTGGTCAGCAATTGGTTGGCGACGTGCTGGCCTGCTTCAAGGTCGGTGTTGTCCAGCAGTACGGCGAATTCGTTGCTGGCAAACCGCGCCAGGCTGCCGCTGGGGCTCAGGCTGTTGCGCAGTCGTCGGGCCAGACTGATCAGCAGTTTGTCACCGGTCTGGTGGCCGAGGCTGTCGTTGATCCGCTTGAAGTTGTCGATATCCACCAGCAGCAGGCTGATCGGGGTGTCGCTGTCCCGGGCAAACCGCTCGTCGAGGTTGCGGATAAATGCCGGCCGGTTACCGAGGTTGGTCAGGTTGTCGGTGTAAGCCAAACGCTCGATGCGTTGCTGCGCGAGTTTGGTCTGGGTGATGTCTTCGTAGATGCCGATGTAATGCGTCAGCTCACGATTGTCGCCATAGACCTTGGAGATAGACAACTGGCCCCAGTAGGGTTCCAGGTTTTTGCGGCGACTTTTGAATTCGCCCTGCCAACTATTACTTTTGGCCAGCGCCGAGGGGGCATCGAACAGCAGCTCGCTGAGGTTCTCCAGTGCGGGCAGTTCCGACAGCCGCTGGCCGTGGACTTCTTCGGTGCTGTACTGGGTAATCGCGGTGAAACTCGGGTTGACGTACTCCACCACGCCATCGCAATTGACCAGCAAAAAGGCGTTGGCACTTTGCTCCACCGCACGCTGGAACAGGTGCAGGGCGCTGGTGGCCGCGCGACGGTTGTGGTTGTTGATGACCTGGGCGAACTGATCCGCCAACTCGCCGGCAAAGGCGATTTCGTCCGACTGCCAGGCTCGCGTCGCGCCGATTTGTTCTAGGCACAAGACACCGATTACCTGGCCGTCGATACGGATACTGGCGTCGAGCATGGCGTTCACGTCACGCGGGCGTAGGCTTTGGGCCATGTCCCGAGTGCGCGGGTCACGCAACGCGCTGTGCGCATCAATGGCACGGCTGGTTTGCAATGCCTCCAGGTAATCCGGGAAGCCGCTGACGTCGATCGGCTCCGGCAGTTGGTAGTCCTGGCTGGCGCGGTGATAGGCCGAAATCGGCACCAGCATGGCGCCGTCGAGGTTCCACAAACTTGCGCAGTCGATTTCGTAGATATCGCACGCGCTACGGGTGATCAACTCGGCGGCTTCTTGCAGGGAATTGTTGCTGCTGTAGCGCTGGCGGGTCAGCAGCAGGATCAAATCCTGCTGAGCGCGCACTCGCTCCAGATGTTGCAGTTGTTCCTGCTGGGCTCGCTGATTCAGTTCCAGCGCGATTTGCAGGCGCGAGTTTTGAGTTTCCAGGTCCAGGGCCGCAAGCAACGGCTCGCCCTCGAATAGACCGTCCACCACCAGCAAATAGCCGCGCAGCAGGTGGCGATTGTGTTGTTTGTAGGCTTCACCCAGTTCCAGCAGGCTCAGGCAACCGGCGGCGGTGTGCAGGGAGTAGCGGATCAGATAGTGAGGGCCAACCGTCAGTTGCTGCTGGATCGCGTCATGCAGCTGATAACGCGCTTCAGGCTCCATCAGGCTGGCGTAAGGCGAGCCCACCAGCGCGCACAGTTCCACCGCCGGCAGGCCAAACTGTCGTTCGCAATTGGGATCCAGAAACAGCAGCGCCCAGCTTGCTTCGTTCAGCCGTTCGAAACGCAGCATGCCGAGCCGCGAGGGCACAGGCAATTGCGTCACTACCTCGGCCACCATACGGCTGGTGGCATCGGGTTGGCTTTTCATGGGGGAAACTCGCTTCGAATATGCTGATCGCGCCGGGCTCTCGCCCTCTTTACTGTTACCTGCGGCAAGGTTGCATCATTGCGGCACCGACTGACAAGGGAGATGAAGGCCAAGTGCTATAAGAATGTGTCGGCAGGAGGACGATTTTCTCCAGTAGGCGGCAAAAAGTAATGTTTCAAGCCGAAAAGATCACTGCTTGCTCATTTAAAGTTCAGGCATTGAGCACGGTCCTGTGGCGAGCGAGCGTGCTCCGGGCTGCGCAGTGGCCACAAATGCTTGTAAGCGCTTCGCATTCAAACGGGAGTAGGCGCCCTCGCCATAGATACTTTGGCTTATCGCAGCGCAATGCCGATGGATTGCAGCAGCTTGCCGTCCCTATCGTGGTAATTCACGCGAACTTGCTCTGCCTCAACCACCAGGTGCGCAAAATTGTCTTGGCTTACCACCTGGCTCGTCAGTTCATGTCGATAGTCGCCAGCGGCAGTTTGCGCTAAAGGCTGATCGAGGATGAAGGTCGATGCGCTGGCGTACGGCAGTAGCTTGCTGTTGCACAGCGGCGAAGAAACGATGGTATGCACCTCGAAGTCCGGGTCTTCGTTGTGGGTCAGACGGCTGGTCAGGGAGCCATGCACATCGCCGGAAACGAAAATGACGTTCTTGAGGCGGTGCTTGCGAATCACCTCCAGCAGTCGCAGGCGCTGCTCCGGGAAGGCCTTCCAGGCGTCGTCGCCATGGCTTTTGCGGTCGGGGTAGAACATCACGCTGGTGACCACAAACTTGACCCGCGCCGGGCTGTTGATCAGCCATTTGAGCAGAACCTGTTCCTGTTCTTCGTCGAGAATGCGCCGATCCTCGCCAGACAGCTTGCGCCGGGTGCGACTGTCGGTGACAAACCATTCAATATCGCCTTCGCTTAGTTGGTACCAGTAATGTGCAAGCTTGGAGCGATTCACTTGCCCATTCTCACTAAGCTCATGAACCGGGCTATGGCTCGCCTGATATAACTCATAAGCGCCCATGGCATTTCGATATAACACGTTGTCGGACTTGCTGGCGTTGGCTGGCCAGTTATCTTCTATTTCATGGTCGTCGAGAATCATGTAGGTCGGCGTGCCGGCCATCAACTTGCAGATGTTGGGCTGCGAAAATGCCGCGCGGTATTTACTGAGGATTTCGTTGTATTCCCGGTCGGGAGCAAAGAAGTTCAGATCGTCGACATAGATCTGGTCACCGGTCATCAGCGTAGCGCTGATCGGCGGATCAGCCTGATTCACCAGTGTTGTGATCGAGTCGAAAATACGATCGCCCAGGTGTGGCGCCGATGGCACGCCCGCCGTCATCCGCAGGTAGCGGCATGAGCCGACGATATAAGCGCGAGGCCTTGTGACCTTGCTGGACTGCGTGCGAAAACGATAGATCTCTCGCGGCCATTGCAGCGGCAGCTCCTGAATCGTTTCCACGGTGTGCGCCGGGCTCATGGGGCTGATCCATCCGGCCTGGTATTCATACTCGGTGTCTTCGCTAAGATCATTTAAAGCAATGACGTCGGACATGTCGCGCAAGAACGATAGTTTCGTAAATAAGCTTTTAGTCCAGCGTTCATCACCCACGGGTCGGTAACGAATGCCTGCAAATACCAATGCATCATTCTGAGGTTTGCCGCGTAAGAAAATTCGTGTGTGGTTAGTTGTGGTATGGCCAATAATAGGGCCGACAGTTGGTTTAAACATTTTCGAATCCGTTCGAAGTAGTGCTAACTAAGCTGATAAGGGTGTCAAAGTTCGTGTTGAACTTTGTGCCAATAAGCCTAGTTATTAGTTCGCAAAAAATATCGAGCTGAAATGGACTCAAGTTGTGGGCCAAGTAAGCTGTTGGTGTAGGACGTTGGAAGGTATTTTTTGCCAGGCAAAAAAAGCCCCGCCAAATTGGCGGGGTTGAGGTACGAGCGTGGCGCTCGGAAATCGTGGAACGCGGCGGGCCCTCCGGTAAAGGAGGGCGGCCGTATTACAAGAGAATGGTGCGGATGTCCGCCAGCAAATCGCTCAGACGCTTGGTGAAGCGTGCCGCCGCGGCGCCGTTGATCACACGGTGATCGTAGGACAACGACAGTGGCAGCATCAGTTTCGGCTGGAAAGCTTTGCCATCCCAGACCGGTTGGATGGTTGCCTTGGAAACACCGAGGATCGCCACTTCCGGCGCGTTGACGATCGGCGTGAAGCCGGTGCCGCCAATGTGGCCGAGGCTGGAAATGGTGAAGCAGGCGCCTTGCATGTCGTCAGCAGTCAGCTTCTTGTCGCGGGCCTTGGCGGCCAGCACAGCGGCTTCGGCTGCCAGTTGCAACAGGCTCTTCTGGTCAACGTTCTTGATGACCGGTACCAGCAGGCCATCCGGGGTGTCGACCGCGAATCCGATGTTGACGTACTTCTTGCGGATGATGGCTTTGCCGCTTGGTGCCAGCGAGCTGTTGAAGTCGGGCAGTTCCTTGAGCAGGTGCGCGCAGGACTTGAGCAGCAGCGGCAGGATGGTCAGCTTGACGCCAGCCTTCTCTGCAACGGCTTTCTGAGCGATGCGGAACGCTTCCAGGTCGGTGATATCAGCCGAATCGAACTGAGTCACGTGTGGGATGTTCAACCAGCTGCGGTGCAGGCTCGACGCGCCGATTTGCATCAGGCGAGTCATTGGCACTTCTTCGATTTCACCGAAGCGGCTGAAGTCCACGACCGGGATCGGTGGAATGCCCGCGCCACCGGTTGCGCCAGCAGCAGCGGCCGGTGCTTCCTTGGCCTTCTGCATCATGGCTTTGACGTAAACCTGCACGTCTTCCTTAAGCACACGACCGTGCGGGCCGCTTGGGCTGACCGCGTTCAGCTCGACGCCGAACTCACGGGCCAGTTGGCGTACTGCCGGGCCCGCGTGAACCTTGGCGCCCGACTTGACGGGGACAGCAGCAGTAACCGGTGCGGCAGGTGCGGCAACCGGAGCCGACGCAGCAGGAGCAGCGGCAGCCGGAGCAGCAGCGGCTTGAGCCGGAGCTGCGGCCGGTGCAACGCCTTTGACTTTCAGCTTGAGAATCAGGTCGCCAGTACCAACTTCGTCATCCAGCTTGATGGAAATGCTTTCCACCACGCCGGCGGCAGGCGATGGGATTTCCATGCTTGCCTTGTCGGATTCGAGGGTAATCAGCGACTGATCTGCTTCAACGGTGTCGCCGGCTTTGACCAGCACTTCGATGATCTTGGCCTTGCCCGACGAGCCGATGTCCGGAACATGAATGTCCTGAACCGTGTCGGCAGCCGGAGCAGCAGGCGCGGCGGCTGGAGCCGCAGCGGCGGCAGGAGCAGGTGCAGCCGTTGGCGCGGCCGCAGCAGGTGCAGCAGCCCCCGCCACTTTCAACGCCAGGATAAGGTCGCCCGTGCCGACTTCGTCGTTGAGCTTGACGCTGATGCTCTCGACCACGCCGGCGGCAGGCGATGGGATTTCCATGCTTGCTTTGTCGGATTCCAGAGTGATCAGCGACTGATCGGCAGCCACGGTGTCGCCGACCTTGACCTGGATCTCGATGATCTGGGCCTTGCCCGACGAGCCGATGTCCGGCACGTGGATCTGCTGAACGCTGGCAGCAGCAGGCGCGGCCGCTGGAGCTGCCGGGGCCGGGGCAGCCGTCGGTTGCGCTTCTGCTTTAGTCGCC is a window of Pseudomonas sp. DC1.2 DNA encoding:
- a CDS encoding EAL domain-containing protein, whose product is MKSQPDATSRMVAEVVTQLPVPSRLGMLRFERLNEASWALLFLDPNCERQFGLPAVELCALVGSPYASLMEPEARYQLHDAIQQQLTVGPHYLIRYSLHTAAGCLSLLELGEAYKQHNRHLLRGYLLVVDGLFEGEPLLAALDLETQNSRLQIALELNQRAQQEQLQHLERVRAQQDLILLLTRQRYSSNNSLQEAAELITRSACDIYEIDCASLWNLDGAMLVPISAYHRASQDYQLPEPIDVSGFPDYLEALQTSRAIDAHSALRDPRTRDMAQSLRPRDVNAMLDASIRIDGQVIGVLCLEQIGATRAWQSDEIAFAGELADQFAQVINNHNRRAATSALHLFQRAVEQSANAFLLVNCDGVVEYVNPSFTAITQYSTEEVHGQRLSELPALENLSELLFDAPSALAKSNSWQGEFKSRRKNLEPYWGQLSISKVYGDNRELTHYIGIYEDITQTKLAQQRIERLAYTDNLTNLGNRPAFIRNLDERFARDSDTPISLLLVDIDNFKRINDSLGHQTGDKLLISLARRLRNSLSPSGSLARFASNEFAVLLDNTDLEAGQHVANQLLTTLDKPMFVDNQLISVTGSVGLACAPLHGRDPQTLMRNAGLALHKAKANGKHQVQVFTEALNAEASYKLFVENNLRRALTQNELDVFYQPKLCLRSGRLLGMEALLRWNHPEKGMIRPDQFISVAEETGLIIPIGKWIARQACRMSKALTAAGLGKLQVAINLSPKQFSDPDLVASIASILKEEDLPANLLELELTEGLLLEATEDTHLQLDQLKRLGLTLAMDDFGTGYSSLSYLKKFPIDIIKIDRSFIHEIPDNQDDMEITSAVIAMAHNLKLKVVAEGIETAEQLAFLRRHRCDVGQGYLFDRPIPGSELIEKLKRYPRGPIA
- a CDS encoding alkaline phosphatase D family protein produces the protein MFKPTVGPIIGHTTTNHTRIFLRGKPQNDALVFAGIRYRPVGDERWTKSLFTKLSFLRDMSDVIALNDLSEDTEYEYQAGWISPMSPAHTVETIQELPLQWPREIYRFRTQSSKVTRPRAYIVGSCRYLRMTAGVPSAPHLGDRIFDSITTLVNQADPPISATLMTGDQIYVDDLNFFAPDREYNEILSKYRAAFSQPNICKLMAGTPTYMILDDHEIEDNWPANASKSDNVLYRNAMGAYELYQASHSPVHELSENGQVNRSKLAHYWYQLSEGDIEWFVTDSRTRRKLSGEDRRILDEEQEQVLLKWLINSPARVKFVVTSVMFYPDRKSHGDDAWKAFPEQRLRLLEVIRKHRLKNVIFVSGDVHGSLTSRLTHNEDPDFEVHTIVSSPLCNSKLLPYASASTFILDQPLAQTAAGDYRHELTSQVVSQDNFAHLVVEAEQVRVNYHDRDGKLLQSIGIALR
- the aceF gene encoding dihydrolipoyllysine-residue acetyltransferase, translating into MSELIRVPDIGSGEGEVIELFVKVGDRVEADQSILTLESDKASMEIPAPKAGIVKSLKIKLGDRLKEGDELLELEVEGDAAAAPAAAPATKAEAQPTAAPAPAAPAAAPAAASVQQIHVPDIGSSGKAQIIEIQVKVGDTVAADQSLITLESDKASMEIPSPAAGVVESISVKLNDEVGTGDLILALKVAGAAAPAAAAPTAAPAPAAAAAPAAAPAAPAADTVQDIHVPDIGSSGKAKIIEVLVKAGDTVEADQSLITLESDKASMEIPSPAAGVVESISIKLDDEVGTGDLILKLKVKGVAPAAAPAQAAAAPAAAAPAASAPVAAPAAPVTAAVPVKSGAKVHAGPAVRQLAREFGVELNAVSPSGPHGRVLKEDVQVYVKAMMQKAKEAPAAAAGATGGAGIPPIPVVDFSRFGEIEEVPMTRLMQIGASSLHRSWLNIPHVTQFDSADITDLEAFRIAQKAVAEKAGVKLTILPLLLKSCAHLLKELPDFNSSLAPSGKAIIRKKYVNIGFAVDTPDGLLVPVIKNVDQKSLLQLAAEAAVLAAKARDKKLTADDMQGACFTISSLGHIGGTGFTPIVNAPEVAILGVSKATIQPVWDGKAFQPKLMLPLSLSYDHRVINGAAAARFTKRLSDLLADIRTILL